One part of the Hyphomicrobiales bacterium genome encodes these proteins:
- a CDS encoding helix-turn-helix domain-containing protein, translating into MQAAAAERERMKISERTIEGLKAARARGQRLGPPIKMTKDKAAAAKASIDAKLATVSEIASTHGVHRSTVYRSLKRLDDAIPS; encoded by the coding sequence GTGCAAGCTGCGGCAGCCGAACGCGAGCGCATGAAAATCTCCGAACGAACCATTGAGGGGCTCAAAGCGGCGCGAGCGCGCGGCCAGCGCCTTGGCCCACCGATCAAGATGACGAAGGACAAGGCCGCAGCCGCGAAGGCCTCAATCGACGCAAAGCTGGCGACCGTGTCCGAGATCGCGTCCACACACGGCGTGCATCGAAGCACCGTCTACCGCAGTCTCAAACGCTTGGATGACGCCATCCCGTCCTGA
- a CDS encoding AAA family ATPase, with amino-acid sequence MILNANSRGHGQELERHLLNVEDNEHAVVHELRGFVGDDLGDAFAEVEAIATGTKCQQYLFSLSLNPPKLETVPIETFEATIDAIEREQGLTGQPRAIVFHEKLGRRHAHCVWSRIDAEQRKGINLPHFKRKLTAIPRSLYQEHGWDMPLGLQDAQKRDPLNYSHAEASQAKRAKCDPKELKALFRSCWDMSDSLVAFRAALSDQGFALARGDRRGFVAVDVTGEVYSLSRWCGVKPKELRARLGSEEQLPSIEEAQARLDAQVFEHPDASLDKALSEHQARLDELVARQRAERQELQDHQAVRKTAELQAAQASLPTGFAAAWSRLTGQYQSKLKALEAEAKRRDTLDRRETEGVIERHLSERRELDQQLDLINAQHALEAEARSFERRTAKRYAPDPRQPLILPRERPAFSVGQLRRNPSLILEHISQREASFTRNDIAGALSEFLDDPLDLQFAIDTALRSNELVSLEADSEQRFTTRSFQQVERKLSSTSSEMARLGRFKVSKLSAARAIVRENKRLKRSVGAALSDEQVAAIEHVLGANQLSAVVGLAGTGKSTLLSVARDAWERQGYTVHGAALAGKAADSLESASDIPSRTLASLETSWENGYEPIGCGDIVVIDEAGVVGTRQLNRVMARLNALGCKIVLVGDLEQLQPIEAGEPFRDIVKSAGAAKLTDIRRQRHAWQRAASKDLAQGFTEVALQAYADEEAVHHYETADDAIASLVSDYMEDLKKHGPNRSRLALAHRHKDVYAINQAIRQATKELEGAVPELLVETDMGPRVFAEGDRILFTRNDKELGVRNGMLGTVTGIDSNRVSAKIDCDDHESQKSITTPRSRFRHIDHGYAVTIHRAQGCTVDRSFVLSSSTMDENLIYVAMTRHREISQFYSSSRKTVQSKTEPATSPSVKRHRSR; translated from the coding sequence GTGATCCTGAACGCGAACAGTCGAGGTCATGGACAGGAGCTCGAGCGTCACCTTTTGAATGTCGAGGACAACGAGCATGCGGTGGTGCACGAACTGCGTGGCTTTGTCGGTGATGATCTTGGTGACGCGTTTGCCGAGGTCGAGGCAATCGCGACGGGCACCAAGTGCCAGCAATATCTGTTCTCGCTGAGCCTCAACCCGCCGAAGCTGGAAACGGTCCCAATCGAGACCTTCGAAGCAACGATCGACGCCATTGAGCGAGAGCAGGGATTGACCGGTCAGCCTCGGGCCATCGTATTCCATGAGAAGCTCGGGCGTCGGCATGCCCATTGTGTCTGGTCACGTATTGACGCAGAGCAGAGGAAGGGGATCAACCTTCCGCACTTCAAGCGCAAGCTGACCGCTATCCCCCGATCTCTCTATCAAGAGCACGGTTGGGACATGCCTCTTGGTCTGCAAGATGCGCAGAAGCGTGACCCGCTTAACTACTCCCATGCTGAAGCCAGCCAAGCGAAACGCGCAAAATGTGACCCCAAGGAACTGAAAGCCCTCTTTCGATCCTGTTGGGACATGTCTGACTCCTTGGTGGCATTCAGGGCTGCTCTGTCAGATCAGGGATTTGCCTTGGCACGCGGTGACCGTCGCGGCTTCGTCGCTGTCGATGTGACGGGTGAGGTCTACTCCCTCTCCCGCTGGTGTGGGGTCAAACCCAAAGAACTCCGAGCGCGATTGGGCAGCGAAGAACAGCTCCCCAGCATCGAAGAGGCGCAAGCCAGGCTTGATGCTCAAGTGTTTGAGCATCCTGACGCGTCGCTTGATAAGGCACTTTCTGAGCACCAAGCCAGATTGGATGAGCTGGTCGCTCGTCAGCGTGCAGAGCGCCAAGAGCTTCAGGACCACCAAGCCGTTCGGAAGACCGCTGAGTTACAAGCAGCACAAGCCAGCTTGCCCACGGGTTTTGCCGCCGCATGGAGCCGCCTGACCGGACAGTACCAGAGCAAGCTCAAAGCACTCGAGGCAGAAGCCAAACGGCGGGACACGCTTGATCGTCGCGAGACCGAGGGGGTGATCGAACGGCACCTATCCGAGCGGCGCGAACTCGATCAGCAGCTCGACCTGATCAACGCGCAGCACGCGCTTGAAGCTGAGGCCCGATCTTTCGAACGGCGTACCGCTAAACGTTATGCGCCTGATCCACGCCAACCGCTCATCCTGCCAAGAGAGCGGCCGGCGTTCTCGGTCGGCCAACTTAGGCGCAATCCATCGCTGATCTTGGAGCATATCTCACAGCGTGAGGCGTCCTTCACGCGCAACGACATCGCCGGTGCCTTGTCGGAGTTCCTTGATGATCCGCTCGATTTGCAATTCGCGATCGATACCGCACTGCGATCAAACGAGTTGGTGTCACTTGAAGCGGACAGTGAGCAGCGCTTCACCACACGGTCGTTCCAACAGGTTGAACGGAAACTGTCCTCAACCAGTTCGGAGATGGCGCGTCTCGGTAGGTTCAAGGTCTCGAAGCTTTCAGCCGCTAGGGCCATTGTCCGAGAGAACAAACGATTGAAACGTTCTGTCGGTGCAGCGCTGAGCGATGAACAGGTAGCAGCCATTGAGCATGTGCTTGGCGCTAACCAACTGTCTGCTGTTGTTGGTCTTGCTGGAACCGGCAAAAGCACGCTGCTGTCCGTTGCCCGCGATGCCTGGGAGCGACAGGGTTACACGGTCCACGGCGCGGCGCTCGCCGGGAAAGCAGCTGATAGCTTGGAAAGTGCATCCGACATCCCATCACGCACCCTCGCCTCTTTGGAGACAAGCTGGGAGAACGGCTATGAGCCCATCGGTTGCGGAGACATTGTGGTCATCGACGAAGCGGGCGTGGTTGGTACACGCCAACTGAACCGGGTCATGGCGCGCCTAAACGCACTTGGCTGCAAAATTGTTCTTGTTGGAGACCTAGAACAACTTCAACCGATCGAAGCTGGCGAGCCCTTCCGGGACATCGTCAAATCAGCAGGTGCCGCTAAGCTCACAGACATCAGGCGCCAGAGGCACGCATGGCAGCGCGCCGCGTCAAAAGACCTGGCGCAAGGTTTCACCGAGGTAGCGTTGCAAGCCTATGCCGACGAAGAGGCGGTACATCATTACGAGACGGCTGATGACGCGATCGCCAGTCTGGTCAGCGACTACATGGAAGACCTGAAGAAACATGGGCCAAACCGCTCACGGCTCGCATTGGCGCATCGGCACAAGGACGTGTACGCGATCAATCAAGCGATACGGCAAGCCACAAAAGAACTCGAAGGTGCAGTACCCGAACTGCTAGTCGAGACGGATATGGGGCCACGAGTCTTCGCCGAAGGCGATCGCATTCTCTTCACCCGGAACGATAAAGAACTCGGAGTGAGAAACGGGATGTTGGGTACAGTAACGGGTATCGATAGTAACCGAGTGTCGGCGAAAATCGACTGTGATGATCATGAAAGTCAAAAGAGCATTACGACCCCACGCAGCCGCTTTCGTCACATCGATCATGGCTACGCCGTAACAATCCATCGCGCCCAAGGCTGCACGGTCGACCGCAGCTTTGTTCTTTCAAGCTCAACGATGGATGAGAACCTCATCTATGTCGCCATGACTAGACACCGTGAGATCTCGCAGTTCTACTCATCATCGCGCAAAACAGTTCAGAGCAAGACTGAACCTGCTACATCTCCGTCGGTCAAACGCCATCGCTCTAGGTGA
- a CDS encoding DNA methylase, giving the protein MENQTRDVRNQIIQGNSAEVLKEVKAGSIDVAITDPPYLVNYRDSHGRTVANDANAEGVLPTFPELYRVMKPNSLVICFAGWTALDAFTTAWREVGFQIVGHIVWAKDYASSSRQTAFHHESAYVLAKGRPKKPTVPLPDVQEWVYSGNKLHPTEKAVEIIKPLVETFSKPGDLVLDPFLGSGTTAVAASLMGRDYLGIELEERYCQLARKRLKGVERFRSRGSVQSKRAA; this is encoded by the coding sequence ATGGAAAACCAAACGAGAGATGTCAGAAATCAGATCATCCAGGGCAATTCAGCGGAGGTGCTAAAGGAGGTTAAGGCCGGAAGCATCGACGTGGCGATCACCGATCCACCCTATTTGGTGAATTATCGCGACAGTCATGGGCGCACCGTTGCCAATGATGCGAACGCAGAAGGGGTCTTACCGACATTCCCAGAGCTTTATCGGGTGATGAAGCCGAATAGCTTGGTCATCTGCTTTGCAGGATGGACAGCGCTTGATGCTTTTACGACCGCTTGGCGAGAAGTAGGCTTTCAGATCGTGGGACACATCGTTTGGGCGAAGGACTATGCATCCAGTTCGAGACAAACAGCGTTTCATCACGAGTCTGCTTATGTGCTGGCGAAGGGGAGGCCAAAGAAGCCGACTGTACCACTGCCGGATGTCCAAGAGTGGGTTTACTCGGGAAACAAGCTGCACCCCACGGAAAAGGCTGTAGAGATCATCAAGCCGCTGGTCGAGACGTTCTCTAAGCCCGGTGATCTGGTGCTGGACCCCTTCCTAGGTTCCGGGACGACAGCGGTTGCAGCCTCACTGATGGGCCGTGACTATCTTGGGATCGAATTGGAAGAGCGCTACTGCCAACTAGCGCGCAAGCGGCTCAAGGGCGTTGAGCGGTTTCGGTCGCGCGGGTCGGTTCAAAGCAAGAGAGCCGCTTGA
- a CDS encoding RecX family transcriptional regulator, which produces MTERRLHTIALAYLDRYEASEASFRAMLERRVYKAARAHGEEPSDYQTMVEDEVAKAVSAGFIDNKRFAENQVYQQRGRGASAQAIQARLKAKGVSDELIDHALDHDDRDDEAAAWRYAQRRRLGPFRTTNRADKRDRDLAALARAGFRYGLASAVVDGDVDDGPL; this is translated from the coding sequence ATGACGGAGAGGCGCCTTCATACCATCGCGCTCGCCTACCTCGATCGCTATGAGGCCAGCGAAGCCAGTTTTCGGGCCATGCTCGAACGACGCGTTTACAAAGCCGCACGCGCCCATGGCGAAGAGCCATCGGACTACCAGACAATGGTCGAAGACGAAGTGGCAAAAGCGGTATCCGCTGGCTTCATCGACAACAAGCGCTTCGCGGAAAACCAAGTCTATCAGCAGCGTGGCCGCGGCGCCTCTGCGCAGGCCATTCAGGCGCGGCTGAAGGCCAAAGGCGTTTCTGATGAATTGATCGACCACGCGTTGGACCATGACGACCGGGACGATGAAGCCGCTGCTTGGCGCTATGCGCAGCGCAGGCGACTCGGGCCGTTTCGGACCACGAACCGCGCTGACAAGCGCGATCGCGATCTGGCTGCTCTCGCGCGGGCAGGGTTTCGATATGGGCTTGCTTCAGCGGTCGTCGATGGCGATGTCGATGATGGCCCGCTTTGA
- a CDS encoding protein kinase family protein gives MARTKAKRGFLSEFSLDDRYLLRPDRKHGRAGIDTARNGEGLEVLIKSWPRTKATDDQDLETIWRSEIRQLQRLSAIPGADELFVPMLASGEDKDGFYLVLDPGQGSPLAVLLNASRKPPQLAQARQPRVRRQLWSNILRLVRGVELLHSQGILHRNIDPWSVVTALGDEPDFLLTGFEWSMRIAAIDTRDRKNAKAPREEKVFSFSRDWRDLAQLSAIVLDIPLAPLNDCSPSALTGSIELIA, from the coding sequence ATGGCTCGAACAAAAGCAAAGCGCGGATTTCTATCCGAGTTCTCCCTCGATGATAGATACCTTCTAAGACCGGATCGAAAACACGGCCGGGCAGGCATCGACACTGCAAGGAACGGCGAAGGTCTTGAGGTTCTGATCAAGAGTTGGCCTAGAACAAAAGCAACTGACGATCAGGATCTGGAGACAATTTGGCGGAGCGAAATCCGTCAGCTTCAACGTTTGTCAGCGATACCTGGCGCTGATGAATTGTTCGTGCCCATGTTGGCAAGCGGCGAAGACAAGGATGGCTTCTATCTGGTGCTTGATCCGGGGCAAGGCAGCCCGTTGGCGGTACTGCTGAATGCAAGCCGGAAGCCACCACAGTTAGCGCAAGCCCGACAACCAAGGGTCCGTCGCCAGCTGTGGTCGAACATCTTGCGGCTGGTGAGAGGCGTGGAGCTTCTACATTCCCAAGGGATTCTCCATAGAAACATTGATCCGTGGTCCGTTGTGACCGCACTCGGTGATGAGCCAGATTTCCTACTAACCGGATTTGAGTGGTCAATGCGGATAGCCGCTATCGACACTCGGGACAGGAAAAACGCTAAGGCTCCACGGGAAGAGAAGGTTTTCTCCTTCTCGCGGGATTGGCGGGATTTAGCTCAGCTTTCTGCGATAGTCCTCGACATCCCGTTGGCGCCATTAAACGACTGTTCCCCGTCAGCGCTCACGGGATCAATTGAGCTGATTGCATAA
- a CDS encoding L,D-transpeptidase translates to MISRRSLLLGAAGTAAIASTAKADSAIDAFLDSVGLDPATASRQGFRIDRQWLPQDVSYSGRERPGTIVIDVANRYLYHVQEGGSARRYGIGVGRDGFRWAGSAVVGRKAEWPTWTPPPAMIRRQPELREWAGGMPGGVDNPLGARALYLYRGGRDTLYRIHGTNAPWTIGQAMSSGCIRMVNEHVEELYDRVRVGSRVIVRQVAA, encoded by the coding sequence ATGATTTCTCGCCGTTCTTTGCTGCTTGGTGCCGCCGGCACTGCAGCTATCGCTTCCACCGCCAAGGCCGACAGCGCTATCGACGCGTTTCTCGACTCGGTCGGCCTTGATCCGGCCACCGCGTCACGACAGGGTTTCCGCATCGACCGCCAATGGTTGCCGCAGGATGTGTCCTATTCGGGCCGTGAGCGCCCAGGCACCATCGTCATCGATGTCGCCAATCGCTATCTCTACCATGTCCAAGAAGGTGGCAGCGCCCGCCGTTACGGCATTGGCGTTGGCCGCGATGGCTTCCGCTGGGCCGGTTCCGCCGTCGTTGGTCGTAAAGCCGAGTGGCCGACTTGGACGCCTCCGCCGGCTATGATCCGTCGCCAGCCTGAGCTGCGCGAATGGGCCGGCGGCATGCCTGGTGGCGTTGACAACCCGCTCGGCGCTCGCGCGCTCTATCTGTATCGCGGTGGTCGCGACACGCTTTACCGGATCCACGGCACGAACGCGCCTTGGACCATTGGTCAGGCCATGTCTTCAGGTTGCATCCGCATGGTCAACGAGCATGTGGAAGAGCTTTACGATCGCGTGCGCGTCGGTTCGCGCGTGATTGTGCGCCAGGTTGCTGCTTAA
- a CDS encoding sensor histidine kinase, whose protein sequence is MKSNLNRADILELLELASSMQLNSIQALLHFFCRRLKDNIIFASLWRYNACCETVSIYSRSSIHFFPQLGCNGENINEFICTTECASIKSLLQSDYFLERKRYNYSISAQGAWDLFHSEETVSKYDLDELVFLPIDTEHAKNISDGRPRFFCLFYCRPGTRAADLHDLDLSLVQSCIGNMIYNSFTAKRQQIVRCLTDHLSENHDPESPQILEFVRRNCTRTKNAYRLSIQSLRNKTIKVISAGGNEQELTQKQARSIWERLGSDAGATILPGLTTDPQGERRSALVWQQNGEGPRDRIVYVFDGKMTRCPLHGAGTENEGKPYFVNDFGFDDRELMIDVGSHLKAFTETAAEKRRRRNNSRILAHESSQPFFDIQSLLAKNKRHPDHYSWQSTVERIEDATRLGHAMVKMNTELTDQKLQTINLQGSNNYEIKHELSQMKRSLRRVCEDFRFLNDNITIRVDRYCLLLDLNINILSTIFINTVTNSIKYSERKSKDSWCEFSVQRMFANSDREWDRLGAPIDKRAPGLLFSTTDNGVGVPGHLKERVFEQEFQVDNRKSAQGLGLGLWHVKRVVTSLNGDIWLQSGSDFLDGSGIKTRVSARIPMKW, encoded by the coding sequence GTGAAGTCTAACCTCAATAGAGCTGACATTCTTGAGTTACTAGAACTTGCTTCTAGTATGCAACTCAACTCTATTCAAGCACTTTTACATTTTTTTTGCAGGCGATTAAAAGATAATATTATTTTTGCAAGCTTGTGGCGATATAATGCTTGCTGTGAAACAGTGTCTATTTATAGTCGATCCAGTATTCACTTCTTTCCTCAGTTGGGCTGCAACGGCGAAAACATAAACGAATTTATTTGCACGACGGAATGTGCAAGCATAAAGAGCCTTTTGCAATCCGATTATTTTCTAGAGCGCAAACGATACAATTATTCAATTTCCGCGCAAGGCGCGTGGGATTTGTTCCATTCTGAAGAGACCGTAAGTAAGTACGATTTAGATGAGCTCGTTTTTTTACCAATAGACACAGAACACGCAAAAAATATCAGTGACGGCCGCCCTCGTTTTTTTTGCTTATTTTATTGCCGCCCAGGCACTCGTGCGGCCGATTTACATGACCTTGACTTAAGCTTGGTGCAGTCATGCATCGGAAATATGATTTACAATTCATTTACTGCCAAGCGTCAGCAAATTGTCCGATGTTTAACTGATCATTTATCAGAAAACCACGATCCAGAAAGCCCCCAGATTTTGGAATTCGTCCGCCGAAACTGCACGCGGACAAAGAATGCGTATCGTCTTTCGATACAATCACTCCGAAATAAAACGATTAAGGTGATTTCAGCCGGCGGCAACGAACAGGAGCTAACTCAAAAACAAGCCAGAAGCATCTGGGAGAGATTAGGTAGCGATGCCGGAGCAACGATACTGCCCGGTCTAACCACAGATCCCCAGGGCGAGCGGCGCTCAGCTCTGGTGTGGCAACAGAATGGAGAAGGGCCTCGCGATCGGATCGTCTACGTCTTCGATGGGAAGATGACAAGATGCCCACTGCATGGCGCTGGAACAGAAAATGAAGGTAAGCCGTACTTTGTGAATGATTTTGGGTTTGATGACAGGGAACTAATGATCGACGTAGGCAGTCACCTCAAGGCCTTCACGGAGACAGCAGCGGAAAAACGGCGACGAAGAAACAACTCGCGCATCTTAGCACACGAAAGTTCACAGCCGTTCTTCGATATTCAAAGTCTCCTCGCAAAAAATAAAAGACATCCAGATCACTACTCTTGGCAGTCTACTGTGGAGCGCATTGAAGATGCAACCCGGCTAGGACATGCAATGGTCAAGATGAATACAGAGTTGACCGACCAGAAGCTCCAGACAATTAACCTTCAAGGTTCGAACAACTACGAAATCAAACATGAACTATCCCAAATGAAACGCTCTCTCCGCCGTGTTTGCGAAGATTTCCGATTCTTGAATGATAATATCACTATTCGTGTCGATCGTTATTGTCTTTTGTTAGATTTAAACATAAATATACTATCAACAATATTCATCAATACAGTTACTAACTCTATTAAATATTCAGAGCGTAAGAGCAAAGATTCGTGGTGCGAGTTTTCCGTCCAAAGAATGTTTGCTAACTCAGATCGCGAGTGGGATCGATTGGGCGCGCCCATAGATAAGCGCGCACCTGGTCTTCTCTTTTCGACCACGGACAACGGCGTTGGAGTTCCAGGCCACCTAAAGGAACGGGTGTTCGAGCAAGAGTTCCAGGTGGACAATCGCAAAAGTGCGCAGGGTTTGGGCTTGGGACTTTGGCATGTAAAAAGGGTTGTCACATCGCTGAATGGTGATATCTGGCTTCAGTCAGGCAGTGACTTTTTAGATGGGTCTGGAATAAAGACGCGCGTTTCTGCTCGAATTCCAATGAAATGGTAG
- a CDS encoding recombinase family protein gives MCDKLFVETLSAIADERPVFDMMLGELRKGDTLFVWDLDRAFRSTEDALFHERSLRERGIGFHAMNFDIETQSADGR, from the coding sequence CTGTGCGACAAACTCTTTGTCGAAACACTATCCGCGATCGCGGATGAACGTCCCGTCTTCGACATGATGCTTGGCGAGCTGCGCAAAGGTGACACGCTTTTCGTGTGGGACTTGGATCGCGCATTTCGCTCGACCGAAGACGCTCTCTTTCATGAGCGATCATTGCGCGAGCGCGGTATCGGCTTTCACGCGATGAACTTCGACATCGAAACGCAGTCGGCTGATGGCCGCTAG
- a CDS encoding NAD(P)H-hydrate dehydratase: MRELLSPDQMGACDAFTIAQGTPGIDLMERAGTAVADQAAAMTPAGGSILVLAGPGNNGGDGYVAARLLAYQGYAVTVASLGDPEALNGDAHWAYQGWKGPVLRSEQVDADHLAGQDLLIDALFGAGLTRGLDGEAARLVSVLNDSGRSVLAVDLPSGLDGANGKALGAVVRASATVTFHRMKPGHVLFPGRELCGAISVADIGIHEHAIGEAGYTAQLTGSYLAARLSKHSADAHKYARGHALLVGGPPKKAGAGFLAASSALRVGAGLVTLAAPNATMSGSVGLYPALMRAPCNDAHDLARLLRDDRLTACALGPGLAPDEATRQLVYVALESNAALVLDAGALTAFAGMAEPLFECIKARKARTVLTPHGGEFARLFGKLSQSSKIERAKETAERSGAILVLKGADTVVAHPNGSADCTFVNGNAPPWLATAGSGDVLTGILTGLLAQSAARDRPPDDTAATVALGVWLHGAAGQHAGPNLVASDLEPSLGWVLRDLGSAEFASLEG, from the coding sequence ATGCGTGAACTGCTGTCCCCTGATCAGATGGGCGCCTGCGATGCCTTCACGATTGCGCAGGGCACGCCCGGAATCGATCTGATGGAGCGCGCCGGGACCGCTGTTGCCGACCAAGCCGCCGCCATGACGCCAGCCGGTGGATCGATCTTGGTTCTGGCGGGCCCGGGCAACAATGGTGGCGATGGCTATGTCGCCGCGCGCTTGCTTGCATATCAGGGATATGCGGTGACGGTCGCATCACTTGGTGACCCTGAGGCTCTAAACGGCGATGCGCACTGGGCTTATCAAGGTTGGAAGGGCCCTGTCCTGCGATCAGAGCAAGTCGATGCCGATCACTTGGCCGGCCAGGATCTCCTCATCGATGCTCTCTTTGGCGCCGGGCTCACGCGCGGGCTTGATGGTGAGGCCGCCCGGTTGGTGAGCGTCTTGAACGACTCCGGTCGATCGGTTCTTGCTGTTGATCTGCCGAGCGGGCTCGATGGCGCAAACGGAAAGGCGTTGGGCGCAGTTGTCCGAGCAAGCGCCACGGTCACCTTCCACCGGATGAAGCCTGGCCATGTTCTCTTTCCAGGGCGGGAGCTGTGTGGTGCGATCTCTGTGGCGGATATCGGCATTCACGAGCACGCCATTGGCGAAGCCGGTTACACCGCCCAGCTTACCGGCTCCTATCTGGCAGCACGGTTGTCAAAGCATTCCGCTGACGCCCACAAATACGCACGCGGCCACGCTCTTCTGGTCGGCGGACCACCGAAAAAAGCCGGTGCTGGGTTTCTGGCTGCATCATCAGCGTTGCGGGTTGGAGCGGGGCTCGTGACGCTCGCCGCGCCGAACGCAACGATGAGCGGTAGCGTTGGGCTTTATCCGGCGCTGATGCGCGCGCCTTGCAACGACGCCCATGACTTGGCGCGTTTGCTGCGTGACGATCGCCTGACTGCCTGTGCACTCGGTCCGGGTCTCGCGCCGGACGAAGCGACGCGGCAGTTGGTCTATGTTGCCCTGGAGTCCAACGCCGCCCTTGTTCTGGATGCTGGCGCGCTGACCGCTTTTGCCGGGATGGCCGAACCGCTGTTTGAATGCATCAAGGCACGAAAAGCGCGCACCGTCCTGACGCCCCATGGTGGTGAATTCGCACGTTTGTTCGGTAAGCTGTCGCAATCATCGAAGATTGAGCGGGCCAAGGAGACGGCAGAGCGATCCGGCGCGATCCTGGTGCTCAAGGGCGCCGATACGGTGGTTGCGCATCCCAACGGTAGCGCTGATTGCACCTTTGTCAACGGCAATGCACCACCTTGGCTTGCGACCGCAGGGTCGGGAGACGTCCTGACAGGTATCCTCACCGGACTGTTGGCGCAGTCTGCCGCTCGTGATCGGCCGCCCGATGACACGGCCGCAACAGTCGCGCTGGGTGTTTGGCTACACGGCGCGGCGGGCCAACACGCAGGCCCCAATCTTGTTGCCAGTGACTTGGAGCCATCCCTAGGCTGGGTCTTGCGCGATCTGGGTTCTGCAGAGTTTGCGTCTCTGGAAGGTTAA
- a CDS encoding L,D-transpeptidase has translation MTNAATSKTSSTQSPTRRQFLAGAATLSGLAVSGCMTANVAEPQLVPNADVRPSPYLSMYAALPQEQFPIPAVDLSQVEERYLRRQVDYTTSEPVGSVIVDTRNFFLYHVMENGKAMRYGVGLGRAGFEWSGRARIAWKRPWPRWTPPDEMVARQPELEPFSIANGGMDPGIDNPLGARALYIFEGDVDTLYRLHGTNEVWSIGKAVSSGCVRLLNQDVIHLYGRVATGSPILVV, from the coding sequence ATGACGAACGCGGCCACGTCGAAAACCTCGTCGACCCAGTCTCCGACACGCCGTCAGTTTCTTGCTGGCGCCGCCACCCTGTCCGGGCTTGCCGTTTCAGGGTGCATGACCGCCAATGTGGCCGAGCCGCAGCTCGTGCCCAATGCGGACGTTCGCCCAAGCCCTTATCTTTCCATGTATGCCGCGCTGCCGCAGGAGCAGTTTCCGATTCCGGCGGTGGATCTCAGCCAAGTCGAGGAGCGGTACCTGCGGCGCCAAGTGGATTACACGACCAGCGAGCCAGTGGGTTCGGTGATCGTCGATACCCGCAATTTCTTTCTCTACCATGTGATGGAGAACGGTAAGGCGATGCGCTACGGCGTTGGGCTTGGCCGGGCGGGATTTGAGTGGTCGGGTCGCGCCCGTATCGCTTGGAAACGACCCTGGCCGCGTTGGACACCGCCGGACGAAATGGTGGCCCGCCAGCCGGAACTTGAACCCTTTTCGATCGCCAATGGCGGCATGGATCCGGGGATCGACAACCCGCTCGGCGCCCGTGCGCTCTACATTTTTGAAGGCGATGTCGATACGCTTTATCGTCTGCACGGCACCAACGAGGTTTGGTCGATCGGCAAGGCGGTTTCTTCGGGCTGCGTGCGCCTGTTGAACCAGGACGTGATCCACCTTTATGGCCGCGTGGCAACCGGTTCGCCGATCTTGGTGGTCTAA
- the mobC gene encoding plasmid mobilization relaxosome protein MobC yields MSGLTHAFGESASRGAADHQRRSKERNGTPRDCPRVTIRLSEADYARLGELADGMALSTYIRAVALNESLSKRKRRLMNPVVDHKTIAQVLGLLGQSRIANNLNQLAYQANIGALQMDDEAVTQIEEAYRHVVAMRGLLLKALGGRS; encoded by the coding sequence ATGAGCGGGCTCACACATGCATTTGGCGAGAGTGCGAGCAGAGGTGCTGCTGATCATCAGCGGCGCTCCAAAGAGCGTAACGGCACACCTCGGGACTGCCCGCGCGTGACCATTCGATTGTCAGAAGCGGACTATGCTCGTTTGGGCGAACTGGCTGACGGTATGGCGCTGAGCACCTACATTCGAGCCGTTGCGCTGAATGAGAGCCTGTCCAAACGCAAACGGCGTCTGATGAACCCGGTGGTTGATCATAAGACCATAGCCCAAGTGCTTGGTCTGCTGGGTCAATCACGGATCGCCAACAACCTCAACCAGCTGGCCTACCAAGCCAATATCGGCGCGTTGCAGATGGACGATGAAGCCGTGACGCAGATTGAGGAGGCCTACCGACATGTCGTGGCAATGCGCGGGCTGCTTTTGAAAGCGCTCGGCGGCCGGTCGTGA